From Bos taurus isolate L1 Dominette 01449 registration number 42190680 breed Hereford chromosome 29, ARS-UCD2.0, whole genome shotgun sequence, a single genomic window includes:
- the OR8A1F gene encoding olfactory receptor family 8 subfamily A member 1F yields MATENQSTVTEFILGGLTNRPEFQFPLFFLFLGIYLVTMVGNLGMITLICLNPQLHTPMYYFLSNLSFVDLCYSSVITPKMLVNFVSGKNTISYAGCMAQLYFFQVFVIAECYMLTVMAYDRYVAICRPLLYNIIMSHRVCSLLVVGVYAMGLIGSTIETGLMLKLSYCDFLISHYFCEILTLMTLSCSSTYDIEMTTFFLAGFNIVVTSLTVHVSYAFIISSILHITSTEGRSKAFSTCSSHLAAVGLFYGSSSFMYLKPSTASSLAQENVASMFYTTVIPMLNPLIYSLRNKEVRAAIQKTLR; encoded by the coding sequence ATGGCTACAGAAAACCAATCCACAGTGACAGAGTTCATTCTTGGAGGTTTAACAAATCGGCCAGAGTTCCAGTTCccactcttcttcctcttccttgggATTTACTTGGTCACCATGGTAGGGAACCTGGGCATGATAACCCTGATTTGTCTGAACCCTCAGcttcacacccccatgtactattTCCTCAGCAACCTGTCCTTTGTGGATCTCTGCTACTCCTCTGTCATTACCCCTAAGATGCTGGTGAACTTTGTGTCAGGGAAGAACACCATCTCCTATGCAGGGTGCATGGCCCAGCTCTACTTCTTCCAGGTGTTTGTCATTGCTGAGTGTTACATGCTgacagtgatggcctatgaccgctatgttgcCATCTGCAGACCTTTGCTTTACAACATCATCATGTCTCATCGAGTCTGCTCCCTGCTGGTGGTTGGGGTCTATGCCATGGGGCTCATTGGCTCAACTATAGAGACTGGTCTCATGTTGAAGCTGTCCTATTGTGATTTTCTCATCAGTCATTACTTCTGTGAAATCCTCACCCTCATGACACTCTCTTGCTCTAGCACCTATGACATTGAGATGACAACTTTCTTTTTGGCTGGATTCAACATTGTAGTCACCAGCTTAACAGTCCATGTTTCCTATGCCTTCATCATCTCCAGCATTCTCCATATCACCTCCACAGAGGGACGATCCAAAGCCTTCAGCACCTGCAGCTCCCATCTTGCAGCTGTGGGATTATTTTATGGGTCTTCTTCCTTCATGTACTTAAAACCCTCCACAGCCAGTTCCCTGGCCCAGGAGAATGTGGCCTCCATGTTCTACACCACAGTGATCCCTATGCTGAACCCTCTGATCTACAGCTTGAGAAATAAGGAGGTAAGGGCTGCCATCCAGAAAACTCTGAGGTGA
- the OR8B12 gene encoding olfactory receptor family 8 subfamily B member 12, with translation MAAENTSMTEFILAGLTDQPGLQIPLFLLFLGFYMVTVVGNLGLIMLIGLNSRLHTPMYFFLFNLSLIDFCYSTTITPKMLMSFVSRKNSILHAECLTQLFFFCFFVISESFVLSAMAYDRYVAICKPLVYTVTMSPKVCLLLLLGVYVMGFSGAMAHTGNIASLIFCADNLINHFMCDIPPLLELSCTSSYVHELVVFIFVAIDIGMPTVTISISYALILSSILRIHSTEGRSKAFSTCSSHIIVVFLFFGSGAFMYLKPPSVLPLDQEKVSSLFYTIVVPMLNPLIYSLRNKDVKAALRKTLGKINFLRKE, from the coding sequence ATGGCAGCTGAGAACACTTCAATGACAGAATTCATCCTCGCAGGCTTAACAGACCAGCCAGGACTCCAGatccccctcttcctcctgtttCTAGGTTTCTACATGGTCACCGTAGTGGGGAACCTGGGCTTGATAATGCTGATTGGGTTGAACTCGCGcctgcacacccccatgtacttcttcctcttcaACCTCTCCTTAATAGACTTCTGTTACTCCACTACCATCACTCCCAAAATGCTGATGAGTTTTGTCTCAAGGAAGAACAGCATCTTGCATGCAGAGTGTTTGACTCAActgtttttcttctgcttctttgtcATCTCTGAGTCCTTCGTCCTGTCAGCAATGGcatatgaccgctatgtggccatctgtaagccaCTGGTGTACACAGTCACCATGTCTCCTAAGGTCTGTTTACTGCTTTTGTTGGGTGTGTATGTGATGGGGTTTTCAGGGGCCATGGCCCACACAGGAAACATAGCAAGTCTGATCTTCTGTGCTGACAACCTCATCAACCATTTCATGTGTGACATCCCACCTCTCCTTGAGCTCTCCTGTACTAGCTCTTATGTGCATGAGCTGGTGGTCTTCATATTTGTGGCTATCGACATTGGAATGCCCACTGTCACCATCTCCATCTCTTATGCTCTAATCCTTTCCAGCATTCTCCGCATTCACtccactgagggcaggtccaaaGCTTTCAGTACATGCAGCTCCCACATAAttgtggttttccttttctttggttcTGGGGCTTTTATGTATCTCAAACCACCTTCCGTTTTGCCCCTTGACCAAGAGAAAGTGTCCTCCCTGTTCTATACCATTGTGGTGCCCATGTTAAATCCACTGATATATAGTTTGAGGAACAAGGATGTCAAAGCTGCCCTGAGGAAAACCTTGGGGAAAATTAATTTCTTGAGAAAGGAGTAA